Proteins from a genomic interval of Methanofollis formosanus:
- the ileS gene encoding isoleucine--tRNA ligase: MKEVTSSYDAKAVEASAREFWREHDTYHTVKDLRQSGKQFFFVDGPPYTTGHIHLGTAWNKIIKDAILRQKRMTGLNVIERAGYDMHGLPIEVQVEHELGFTSKKDIEAYGIDKFIERCREYALARMEEMSDQFRELGIWLDFDNPYQTLKKEYIEAAWWTLKEAEKNGKLERGHRVVNWCPRCETAIADSEVEYDDAVDPSIFVKFPVKGAENEYLVIWTTTPWTLPANVAIAVHQKITYALVAARKDGREENLWIAKDLVESVLKKGKYQDYDLLKTLPGTDLVGTEYESPLVEQVPLQAEIPHRVVLADYVALENTGLVHTAPGHGWDDFLTGLREGLPIFCPVDGSGRYTKKAGVFEGLYVKDPATNQQVLDALGDHLLHEGKITHRYGHCWRCKTPIIYRATEQWFIKASEMRDDLLAEVEKVDWYPDWAGSARFHDWVKEARDWCISRQRYWGIPIPVWQCDTCDRREAYGTVEELEAASGRPVKDPHRPYVDEVTVPCSCGGTMHRVSDIFDVWFDSAVASWATLGFPGNKAEFEKYWPADFITEGQDQTRGWFYSQLGASMVAFGRSPYKSVLMHGFALDAEGRKMSKSQGNVVAPAEVIEKGGVDVLRLYVLWANAPWDDMKFNWDGVRTVNRALNILWNVYRFPLPYMTLDGFTPATADDGTWDEDGVRALLDGMPDEDRWILSRVNTLCKEVNADFEEYNLHKITRALVTFVLEDLSRWYLQIVRPRMWLEEDAPEKRCAYETVYYVLRRLAQLLAPFTPHLTEAIYRNLRCEGDPESVHMLDWPEADDALVDEDLETAMAVVQNFDDAAATARQDGKRKLRWPVAEAVVATSAEEVKAAVIRLNDLCTSRANAKKVAVVGEHWDRIGWQAEPVMRAIGPKFGRDGPKVKAAIEAADGNALKAALAETGVAVLGEIEVTPEMVAFTEAMPEGVFAAAMENATVYVDVNLTPEIEAEGFAREVIRRLQDMRKQHDLKVDDHIAAEIVVADVRVADLVRSWEKEIAGEVRAAALEIHNGAALTGAWALTAEWEVEGVGMTMGLSLAEE; encoded by the coding sequence GTGAAAGAAGTCACCAGCAGTTATGATGCAAAGGCGGTCGAGGCCTCTGCCCGAGAATTCTGGCGGGAACACGACACCTACCATACCGTAAAGGACCTGCGACAGTCAGGCAAACAGTTCTTCTTCGTGGACGGCCCGCCGTACACCACCGGCCACATCCACCTGGGCACCGCGTGGAACAAGATCATCAAAGACGCCATCCTCAGGCAGAAGCGGATGACCGGGCTCAACGTCATCGAGCGTGCCGGCTACGACATGCACGGCCTCCCCATCGAAGTGCAGGTCGAGCACGAACTCGGGTTCACCTCGAAGAAAGACATCGAAGCCTACGGTATCGACAAGTTCATCGAACGCTGCCGGGAGTACGCCCTCGCCAGGATGGAGGAGATGTCGGACCAGTTCAGGGAACTGGGCATCTGGCTCGACTTCGACAACCCGTACCAGACCCTCAAGAAAGAATATATCGAAGCGGCCTGGTGGACGCTCAAAGAGGCCGAGAAGAACGGGAAACTCGAACGCGGCCACCGCGTCGTGAACTGGTGCCCGCGCTGTGAGACGGCGATCGCCGACTCGGAAGTCGAATACGACGACGCCGTCGACCCCTCGATCTTCGTCAAGTTCCCGGTCAAAGGGGCGGAGAACGAATACCTCGTCATCTGGACCACCACGCCCTGGACCCTCCCGGCCAACGTCGCCATCGCCGTCCACCAGAAGATCACCTACGCCCTCGTCGCCGCCCGCAAGGACGGCCGCGAAGAGAACCTCTGGATCGCCAAAGACCTCGTCGAGAGCGTGCTCAAGAAAGGGAAATACCAGGACTACGACCTGCTCAAAACCCTGCCCGGCACCGACCTCGTCGGGACCGAGTACGAGTCCCCGCTCGTCGAGCAGGTGCCTCTCCAGGCCGAGATCCCGCACCGCGTCGTCCTCGCCGACTACGTCGCCCTCGAAAACACCGGGCTCGTCCACACCGCACCCGGCCACGGGTGGGACGACTTCCTCACCGGCCTGCGCGAAGGCCTCCCGATCTTCTGTCCCGTAGACGGCAGCGGGCGGTACACGAAGAAGGCCGGCGTCTTCGAAGGGCTCTACGTGAAGGATCCGGCGACGAACCAGCAGGTCCTCGACGCCCTCGGCGACCACCTCCTCCACGAAGGGAAGATCACCCACCGGTACGGCCACTGCTGGCGGTGCAAGACCCCGATCATCTACCGCGCCACCGAACAGTGGTTCATCAAGGCCTCGGAGATGCGCGACGACCTCCTCGCCGAGGTCGAGAAGGTCGACTGGTACCCGGACTGGGCCGGCAGCGCACGCTTCCACGACTGGGTCAAGGAGGCCCGCGACTGGTGCATCTCCCGCCAGCGCTACTGGGGCATCCCGATCCCGGTCTGGCAGTGCGACACCTGCGACCGGCGCGAGGCCTACGGGACCGTCGAAGAACTCGAGGCCGCGAGCGGCAGGCCGGTCAAAGACCCGCACCGCCCGTACGTCGACGAGGTCACGGTCCCGTGTTCCTGCGGCGGCACCATGCATCGCGTCTCCGACATCTTCGACGTCTGGTTCGACTCCGCGGTCGCTTCCTGGGCCACCCTCGGGTTCCCCGGAAACAAGGCGGAGTTCGAGAAATACTGGCCGGCCGACTTCATCACCGAAGGCCAGGACCAGACCCGCGGCTGGTTCTACTCGCAACTCGGCGCATCCATGGTCGCCTTCGGCCGCTCGCCGTATAAGTCGGTGCTCATGCACGGCTTCGCCCTCGACGCCGAAGGACGCAAGATGTCCAAGAGCCAGGGCAACGTCGTCGCCCCGGCCGAGGTGATCGAGAAGGGCGGGGTCGACGTGCTCCGCCTGTACGTCCTCTGGGCCAACGCACCCTGGGACGACATGAAGTTCAACTGGGACGGGGTCAGGACGGTCAACCGGGCGCTCAACATCCTCTGGAACGTCTACCGCTTCCCGCTGCCGTACATGACCCTCGACGGGTTCACGCCGGCGACCGCCGACGACGGCACCTGGGACGAGGACGGGGTCAGGGCACTGCTCGACGGCATGCCCGACGAAGACCGCTGGATCCTCTCGCGCGTCAACACCCTCTGCAAGGAGGTCAACGCCGACTTCGAGGAGTACAACCTCCACAAGATCACGAGGGCGCTCGTCACCTTCGTGCTCGAAGATCTTTCCAGGTGGTACCTCCAGATCGTGCGCCCGCGCATGTGGCTCGAAGAGGACGCACCCGAGAAGCGGTGCGCCTACGAGACGGTCTACTACGTGCTCCGCAGACTCGCCCAGCTCCTCGCGCCCTTCACCCCGCACCTCACCGAGGCGATCTACCGGAACCTCAGGTGCGAGGGCGACCCCGAGAGCGTACACATGCTCGACTGGCCCGAAGCCGACGACGCCCTCGTCGACGAAGACCTCGAAACCGCGATGGCCGTCGTGCAGAACTTCGACGACGCCGCCGCCACCGCGAGACAGGACGGAAAGCGCAAACTCCGCTGGCCGGTCGCCGAGGCGGTCGTCGCCACGAGTGCCGAGGAGGTCAAGGCGGCCGTCATCAGGCTCAACGACCTCTGCACCTCGCGGGCGAACGCGAAGAAGGTCGCGGTCGTCGGCGAACACTGGGACCGGATCGGGTGGCAGGCCGAACCGGTGATGCGTGCCATCGGCCCGAAGTTCGGGCGCGATGGGCCCAAGGTGAAGGCGGCGATCGAGGCGGCCGACGGGAACGCCCTGAAGGCCGCCCTGGCCGAGACGGGCGTCGCCGTGCTCGGCGAGATCGAGGTGACGCCCGAGATGGTCGCCTTCACCGAGGCGATGCCGGAAGGCGTCTTCGCCGCGGCGATGGAGAACGCCACCGTCTACGTCGACGTCAACCTCACGCCCGAGATCGAGGCCGAAGGCTTTGCCCGCGAGGTGATCCGGCGTCTGCAGGACATGCGCAAACAGCACGATCTCAAGGTGGACGACCACATCGCCGCCGAGATCGTCGTCGCCGACGTGAGAGTCGCCGACCTCGTGCGGAGCTGGGAGAAGGAGATCGCCGGCGAAGTGCGGGCCGCCGCCCTGGAGATCCACAACGGCGCCGCCCTGACCGGCGCGTGGGCGCTCACCGCCGAGTGGGAGGTCGAAGGCGTCGGAATGACGATGGGCCTCTCACTCGCCGAAGAGTGA
- a CDS encoding tRNA(His) guanylyltransferase Thg1 family protein, protein MDTHEIFSNLAIYPPVILRLDGRAFHGLTRTCVKPFDARFHAAMVGTCRRLLAESGLNPVCAYTFSDEISLYFDALPFGGRVEKLDSVAASYAASAFTLEAGLDAPVAFDSRVIPATPSYALEYLSMRQAEAWRNHINAYCQAALLDEGLPPREVAAALNRTKAAGMHEMMFARGVNLAETPAWQRRGTLVRHGHYTKEGMNPVTGERVVVERRCVVADEDLPLFSAPEGRRYLRSLFGE, encoded by the coding sequence ATGGACACCCACGAGATTTTTTCAAACCTTGCCATCTATCCTCCGGTCATCCTCCGTCTCGACGGCCGGGCTTTTCACGGCCTGACCCGGACCTGCGTCAAACCCTTCGACGCCCGGTTCCACGCGGCGATGGTCGGGACGTGCCGGCGTCTCCTCGCGGAGAGCGGGCTCAACCCCGTCTGTGCCTACACCTTCTCAGACGAGATCAGTCTCTACTTCGATGCGCTCCCCTTCGGCGGGAGGGTCGAGAAACTCGATTCGGTCGCGGCCTCGTATGCGGCAAGCGCCTTCACCCTGGAAGCGGGCCTGGACGCTCCGGTCGCCTTCGACAGCCGCGTGATCCCGGCGACGCCGTCGTACGCCCTGGAGTACCTTAGTATGCGGCAGGCCGAGGCGTGGCGCAACCACATCAACGCCTACTGCCAGGCCGCGCTCCTCGACGAGGGCCTGCCGCCCCGCGAGGTCGCCGCAGCACTGAACCGGACGAAAGCGGCCGGAATGCACGAGATGATGTTTGCACGCGGCGTCAACCTCGCCGAGACCCCGGCATGGCAGCGGCGCGGCACGCTGGTGAGGCACGGACACTATACAAAAGAGGGGATGAACCCCGTCACCGGGGAGCGGGTCGTCGTCGAACGCCGATGCGTCGTCGCCGACGAAGACCTGCCGCTTTTCTCGGCCCCTGAGGGCCGCCGATATCTCAGGTCACTCTTCGGCGAGTGA
- a CDS encoding PRC-barrel domain-containing protein gives MKTQVTDLFGMNVYTEKAVYVGDVDDVLLDIDGKKIESIAVGNLNPEIADPKGHRGYLIPYRIIKVIGDIIIIRHISSTFRKTGTEPRK, from the coding sequence ATGAAGACACAGGTCACAGATCTCTTTGGGATGAACGTCTATACCGAGAAAGCGGTCTATGTGGGAGACGTCGACGATGTCCTCCTCGACATCGACGGCAAGAAGATCGAGTCGATCGCCGTCGGCAACCTCAACCCCGAGATCGCCGATCCCAAGGGCCACCGCGGCTACCTTATCCCGTACCGGATCATCAAGGTCATCGGCGACATCATCATCATCCGCCACATCTCCAGCACCTTCAGGAAGACCGGCACCGAACCGAGGAAATAA
- a CDS encoding CBS domain-containing protein: MNGSLKIGHLFGIPIYLHWTFLLVIPLFAWIIGSQIVLTTELLADLFGLEITMTYYLQGWMPYILGTLVVLGLFAGVLVHELAHSLVAKSKGITIHSITLLIFGGVASMEEEMPDPKVELPMALVGPLTSGAIGGIFLAITYGIAAAAGAGAVDAATAGVFIFFFGYLALLNIILFLFNLLPAFPMDGGRVLRAWLAKKMPLHQATKIAADVGRGFAVFFGIFGFLVLSPILVIIAFFIYIGANQEATMVRYNFLLKDVVVKDVMSAPVTTVRPDQPVMEVVQMMYETKHLGFPVMERGAVVGMVTLGDVHAAPPLDREAMQVRDLMSREVVMLKPSAPLTDAMRIMSRSGIGRIPVMEEGELVGIVTRTDVLTTLEIKEA; this comes from the coding sequence ATGAACGGATCCCTCAAGATCGGGCACCTATTCGGGATTCCCATCTATCTTCACTGGACGTTCCTGCTGGTCATCCCCCTCTTCGCCTGGATCATCGGCAGCCAGATCGTGCTCACGACCGAGTTGCTGGCCGACCTCTTCGGGCTCGAGATCACGATGACCTACTATCTCCAGGGGTGGATGCCCTACATCCTCGGGACGCTGGTGGTGCTGGGACTTTTCGCCGGGGTGCTGGTCCACGAACTGGCGCATTCGCTGGTGGCGAAGTCGAAGGGGATCACGATCCATTCGATCACCCTGCTCATCTTCGGCGGCGTGGCGTCGATGGAGGAGGAGATGCCCGACCCGAAGGTCGAACTCCCGATGGCCCTGGTCGGGCCCTTGACGAGCGGGGCGATCGGCGGGATCTTTCTGGCGATCACCTACGGGATCGCGGCGGCGGCGGGGGCCGGGGCGGTGGACGCCGCGACGGCCGGGGTGTTCATCTTCTTCTTCGGCTACCTCGCGCTCCTCAACATCATCCTCTTCCTCTTCAACCTGCTCCCGGCCTTCCCGATGGACGGGGGCCGGGTGCTGCGGGCGTGGCTGGCGAAGAAGATGCCGCTGCACCAGGCGACGAAGATCGCCGCCGACGTGGGCAGGGGGTTCGCGGTCTTCTTCGGGATCTTCGGGTTCCTGGTGCTCAGCCCGATCCTGGTCATCATCGCCTTTTTCATCTATATCGGGGCGAACCAGGAGGCGACGATGGTCCGCTACAACTTCCTGCTCAAGGACGTGGTGGTCAAGGACGTGATGAGCGCTCCGGTGACGACGGTGCGCCCTGACCAGCCGGTGATGGAGGTGGTGCAGATGATGTACGAGACGAAGCATCTGGGGTTCCCGGTGATGGAGCGCGGGGCGGTGGTCGGGATGGTGACGCTCGGCGACGTGCATGCGGCGCCGCCGCTCGACCGAGAGGCGATGCAGGTGCGCGACCTGATGTCGCGCGAGGTGGTGATGCTCAAGCCGTCGGCGCCGCTGACCGATGCGATGCGGATCATGTCCAGGTCGGGGATCGGGCGCATCCCGGTGATGGAGGAGGGGGAGTTGGTCGGGATCGTGACCAGGACCGATGTGCTCACGACGCTGGAGATCAAGGAGGCGTGA
- a CDS encoding ATP-binding protein yields the protein MLPDELRGFFQQSIEWDSVVGTFDPDEIDGESVGRFLALARTAGRITAVDPDESVDAVLRRLGLIRDGCITNGAVVLFGKDPQKYFPNTVLRIGRFRRADIIIGDHEIRGNLFSQFEEAERIIKNYIGVRYDISEEAMQESFQRKEVWEYPLPAIREALLNALIHRDYFNNTVQTQVRIFDDAIRFHNPGRLPEGVTIEMILREHSSYLRNPKVADVFYRAGLVERYGSGIERIIRALKEEKLPAPEIVSTPLGFTITMRTSPFTDGFLQELGLNDRQIAAFSFLKEHGAITNGQYQKLNSVVASTALKDLNDMVTKHVLERRGTSRRDMHYVLVRGGEGSP from the coding sequence ATGCTCCCCGACGAACTACGAGGCTTTTTCCAGCAGAGCATCGAATGGGACAGCGTCGTCGGGACGTTCGACCCCGATGAGATCGACGGGGAGAGCGTCGGGCGGTTTCTCGCCCTCGCCCGCACGGCCGGCCGGATCACGGCCGTCGACCCCGACGAATCGGTCGACGCCGTCCTTCGCCGCCTCGGCCTCATCAGGGACGGCTGCATCACCAACGGCGCCGTCGTCCTCTTCGGCAAGGATCCGCAGAAATATTTCCCGAACACCGTCCTCAGGATCGGCAGGTTCAGGCGGGCCGACATCATCATCGGCGACCACGAGATCAGGGGTAATCTCTTCTCTCAGTTCGAGGAAGCAGAGAGGATCATCAAGAACTATATCGGCGTCCGCTACGACATCTCAGAGGAGGCGATGCAGGAGTCCTTCCAGAGGAAGGAGGTCTGGGAATACCCTCTCCCGGCGATCCGTGAGGCCCTGCTCAACGCGCTCATCCATCGGGACTACTTCAACAACACCGTCCAGACGCAGGTCAGGATCTTCGACGATGCCATCCGCTTTCACAACCCGGGCCGCCTCCCCGAGGGCGTCACCATCGAGATGATCCTCAGGGAACACTCTTCCTATCTGCGCAACCCGAAGGTTGCAGATGTCTTTTATCGTGCCGGACTCGTGGAGCGTTACGGGTCGGGGATCGAACGGATCATCCGGGCACTGAAGGAGGAAAAACTGCCCGCACCCGAGATCGTCAGCACGCCCCTCGGCTTCACGATCACCATGCGCACGAGTCCCTTCACCGATGGATTTCTGCAGGAACTCGGTCTGAACGATCGGCAGATCGCGGCCTTTTCCTTCCTCAAGGAGCATGGCGCCATCACCAACGGCCAGTATCAGAAACTCAACTCCGTCGTCGCCAGCACCGCACTGAAAGACCTGAACGACATGGTCACAAAGCATGTCCTTGAACGACGGGGCACGTCGCGGCGGGACATGCACTATGTCCTCGTTCGGGGAGGCGAGGGGTCACCGTGA
- a CDS encoding YIP1 family protein yields MSPDIVEKAKGFIMDPVETFRNTRGDDLGEVLTYFVAILAVNAVLVGIMTMAGFGSSYADIPGMGTVTGIGAGIGAIVGTFIGEIIGLFVIGLIVHVLVALLVGGNGLEATIKALAYASTPGLLFGWIPVLGFLATIWTLVLAVIGIREFHDTTTGKAAVAVVLPMVVLFGLFIVLIVMVAAVAVAGGAMA; encoded by the coding sequence ATGTCACCTGACATCGTCGAAAAAGCGAAAGGGTTCATCATGGACCCGGTAGAGACCTTCAGGAACACACGGGGTGACGACCTCGGCGAGGTGCTCACGTACTTCGTCGCCATCCTCGCGGTGAACGCCGTCCTCGTCGGGATCATGACGATGGCCGGGTTCGGTTCGTCGTACGCCGATATCCCCGGCATGGGGACCGTGACCGGCATCGGCGCCGGTATCGGTGCGATCGTCGGGACGTTCATCGGCGAGATCATCGGCCTCTTTGTCATCGGCCTCATCGTCCACGTCCTCGTCGCCCTCCTCGTCGGCGGGAACGGTCTCGAAGCGACCATCAAGGCTCTGGCGTACGCCTCCACCCCCGGCCTGCTCTTCGGGTGGATCCCGGTTCTCGGTTTCCTTGCCACGATCTGGACGCTGGTCCTCGCGGTCATCGGGATCAGGGAGTTCCACGACACCACGACCGGGAAGGCGGCGGTCGCTGTTGTCCTGCCGATGGTCGTCCTCTTCGGGCTCTTCATCGTTCTCATCGTGATGGTCGCCGCGGTGGCGGTCGCTGGCGGTGCGATGGCCTGA